The Iamia sp. SCSIO 61187 genomic sequence GATGAGGCCATGGGCCACCATCTCCAGCGTGGCGCCGGTCAGGGCCAGCGCTTGGGCGCCTTCTTGACCGGCGATGCTGGCGCCGGCAGCCGATAGCCCCAGCATCACGTAGCCCATGTGGTTGACGCTGGTGTAGGCGATGAGCCGCTTGAGGTTCGTCTGGGCCATGGCCACGAGCGAGCCGTAGACGATGGAGACGACGGCGAGGACGCCGATCGGGAACGCGAAGCGGGCGAACGTTTCCGGTTGCATCGACATGAGGACGCGCACGAAGCCGTACGTGCCCATCTTGAGCAGAACGCCTGCGAGGACGGCTGATGCGGGGCCGGGGGCGTCGACGTGGGCGGGAGGGAGCCAGGTGTGGAAGGGCACGATCGGTGTCTTGACCCCGAAACCGACGAAGAACCCGAGGAAGACGAGCGTGGCGTAGACGCCGCCTGCGGGAAGAGGCTGCTGGCGGATGATCTCTGCCATGTCGAACGTCCGTGGTTCGGTGGCGAGGTACAGACCGAGGATGGCGAGCAGGAGAGCCAGCGAACCGGCGAAGGTGTAGACGAAGAACTTCAGCGCCGAGCGTTGGGCGTCGCCGTGCCCCCATGCGCCGATCAGGAAGTAGATGCCCACGAGGCTCAGGTCCCAGAACACGAAGAAGAGGAAGAGGTCCAGCGACAGGAACAGGCCGACCGAGACGCCCTCGAGGAAGAGCATGAGCGCGTAGTAGGGCCCTGGCCGACCGCGCAGATCGACCGGGTACGCGATCGCAACGGCGAACACGAGCGCGGTCATGAGGGCGAGCGGGAGCGACAGCCCGTCCACGCCGACCCGATAGCCGACACCGAGCGTTGGGATCCACTCGCTCGACTCGACGAGCTCGAAGCGGTCGCCGCCGTCAAACCGGGCCCAGGCCCCGAGGAGGATGACCAATGGCACGACGCCGACCACACTGGCGATCAGACGGAGCCGGGATGCCCATGGGTCGTCGGCTGCTGGTCCCACATCGGATCGCAGGCGCCGAGGGAGGAGGGCGAACACGGCGGCGGCAGCGATCGGCAGGAAGATGGCGATGGTCAGCACAAGAGCTCCATGAGCGTCGGCGTCGGAATCAGCTCGACAGGGCCAGAAGGAGTACGGCGGCGACGACGACGCCCACCGCAACGAGGGCGTAGTAGTGGTGCGCTTGGCCGGTCTGCAGCTTGCGGCTTGCATGCCCACCGACACCGACGAGCCATGCAGAACCCTCGACCGCCCCGTCGACGACGCGGTCGTCGGCGACACCGGAAGCATGGGCGCCCTTGAGGGTGAGGGCCGCCAGCGCCCGGACGGCACCATCGACCGATTGCTCGTCTGCCCTGCGGGTCCCCCGGGCCCCGAGGCCCACCGCTCCGGCCAGGCCGCGCACGAAGGCGTCGAGGCTCCACTCGGCGCGTCCCCAGGCCAGCCGCGACAGCGTGCGGGTCAGCCGCTCGGCGCCACGCACCCCGGCGTCCACGACCCGGTCGTCGAAGCGGGCGAGCCCGCGGGACAGTGCCAACGTCGGGTCGACGACGGCCACCCGGCTCAGCCGGGCCAGGCCGTACCAGTCGGCCACCACCGCCAGGGTTCCCTTCGGTGTTGATGCGTGCAGGCGACCGGTTCGCCACGCCCAGAGCACGCCGGAGACGACGGCGGCGGTGAGGCCGAGCGTCACCCCCAGCTCCCACAGGGGGGCCTCGTACAGTTCACCGCCCGTCGCCCGCTCCAGGACCTCGCCGCTGCCCGGAAGCCACAAAACGGAGAGAGCAACGGTGATGGCGGCGAGGACGCCGAGCGACCAGCATTCCGCCGGCGTCGGTTGCGCGTCGACGCGGCGACCAATGGCGTCGTCGGCGGGACCTCGCCCGAAGGCCAGGAGCTGGAACCGGAAGGCGTACGCGACGCTCAGGGCGCCGGCGACGAGCACTCCGAGGAGGAGCCACGTGCTGCGGTGCGCTGCGGCCGCGCCGATCTCCTGCTTCGCCCAAGCCGCGCCGAGCGGCGGGATGGCGGCGAGGGCGGCGGCACCCACGAGCGACAGTCCAGCGACGCGCGGCAGCGCCCGGCCGAGCCGCATTCCGCCCAGGTCGCCGCTGCCTGCCGCGTGGATCGCCACGCCGGCGGCGAGGAACAGCAACGACTTGAACGCTGCATGGGTGACGAGCTGGGCGCCGGCGGCGACGGTCGAACCGGCGCCGATCGCTACGAACATCAACCCGTACTGCGCCGACGTCGAGGCGGCGAGGACCCACTTCGCCTGCGACTGCAGCACTGCGATGACGCCACCGGCCAGGGCGGTCGCCAAGCCGACGCCGGCGACGGCGGGCAGGAACCATCCCGTCGGCTCCAGTGCCGGCGCCAGGCGGATGAGGAGGTAGGCGCCTGCCGAGACCAGTGTGGCCGAGTGCAGCAGCGCCGACACCGGGGTTGGGCCCGCCATGGCCGCGAACAACCAGGGGGAGAAGGGGAGCTGCGCTGACTTGGCGACGACGGCGAGGAGCAGGCCTGCGGCCAAGGCGTGCCGGCGACCGCCGTCGACGGCTGCGAGGTCGTCGTATCCCAGCGCGCCCGTCGCCGCGAACGTCATGCCTGCGGCCACGTAGAGGCCGAGGTCGCCAATGCGGGTAGTGATGAACGCCTGTGCCGCGGCGGCGCCGTTGGACCGATCCCGCCAGCTGTGTCCGATGAGCGCCCATGAGAAGGCGCCGATCAGCTCCCACGCGAGCAACAGAACGAGCAGGTCGGTCGCCACGACGAGGATTTCCATGGCGGCGACGAACGCCAGCAGGAGGGCGAGCAGTCGGGTCCGCCCCTCCTCCACCGTGGCGGCGGCGTAGGCCAGCACGGGTGCCGCCACGACGGGGATGAGGACCACCATGATCCGGGCGAAGCCGTTGACTGCGACGCACAGCTCGAGGGTGTGGCTCCAGCGCCATGCCAGCTCGGGTTCAGCCCAAGCCGCCATCACGGCGACGGCGATGGTCGCAACCGCCGAGCCGACCGCAACGACACCCACGGCGCGGGAGCGCCGCCGCAGCCCCAGGACCGACGCGGACCCGAGAGCGGGGAGGAGCAGGAGGAGCGCGACCGTCATCCCTTGAGCTTCCGCAGCTTCTCGGTGATGTCGGCCCGGCGCACCCGGTACACGTTGGTGATGAGGGCGAACCCGAGTGCCATCTCGATCGCCATCACGGTCATGAACACGATCGCCAGCATCTGTCCTTGGGGATTGCCCCCGGTGCTGAGTGCCCAGAGCGCGATGAGCGCGAGCAGGGCACCGTTGATCATGAGCTCGAGGCCCATCATCAACATGACGAAGGACTGCTGACTGATCGCCCCGTAGAGGCCGATCGCGAACAACGCCGCTGCGACGACGAGCAGGGCCTCGAGGGTCACGGCGACTCCAGCTCCTCGATCTCCAGCGCCGGCTCCCGTGACCCCTCGTCGGCCGTCCCGAACCGACCGTTGCGGCTGGCCAGCGCGATCGCGCCGATCATCGTGGCCAGCAGGGCGACGCCGGCGGTCTGGAACACCAGCATCGAGTCGCCGAGGAGCTCGAAGCCGAGCTCGGTGGTGGCGTCGACCGAGGCGTCGACCTGCTGGTCGGGGAAGTCGACCGTAAGGCCGACCACGGAGAGGCCGGCGAACGACACGATGCCGGCGGCCACGGCGAAGCGGTGCTGGTGCACCATGAACATCGGGTTCAAGCCGGCCGGGTTCATCATGTACATGACCATGACGACAGCCATGATCAGCATCTCGCCGGCCATCATCAGGATCAGCACCACGCCGAGGAACTCGGCTGCCAGCATCACCAGGATGGCGCCCACCCCGACGAAGGAGGCCAGCAGCCAGAACGCGGCGCGGACCATGGAGTCAGTCCGGAAGACCAGGTACCCGGTGACCACACTTCCGGCGGCGAAGCACCAGAACAGCACGTCCACAACCAGCGACCGGTTCACAGGAGGAGCGCTCCGCTCACGAAGATGTTGACCAGCGCCAGCGGGATGAGCACGGTCCAGCAGGCGACGACGAACGGCTCGATGCGGACGCGTGCCACGAGATGCCGGCTGCCGACGATCATGACGAGCAGAAGCAGCGTCTTGAGTGCCATCCATACCGACCCAGGAAGCAGCGGACCCCACCAGCCGCCGAGGAACGCGGCTGCTCCCATCGAGGCGATGGCGAAGAGCATGGCGGCCCGGGCCAGCTCCCAGGCGAGGCGGTCGGTGCCCGCGTCCTCCGCCGACGTGCCGCCGACGAGGTCGGCGCCGTCGGGCAAGTTCAACGGGCCCCAGAAGCTCACCCCGACACCGACCATCAGGTAGATCGGCAGCCCCAGCGGCTGCCGCACTACGTTCCACAGGTCGCCTTGAGCCTCCACGATGTCCATCACCGCCAGTGACTCAGCCGGGAGCGCGGTGGCCAGCATGGCCAGGAGGAACGGGATCTGGAGAGACAGTGCCTGGGCGCCGTAGCGATAGGCGCCGATCAGGGGGAACAGCGCGTTCGGTGACCACCCGTGGAGGAACACGGCGATCATCACGAACGCGATGGCGGCGGCGAACACGACGAACCCGGTGCTCGGGTCGGCGACGGCCGCGCCGCGAGCGATCGGGACGACGGCGAGTGCGGTTGCGGCGAGCCCACCGAGGAGCGCCGGTGCGAGCGCCCATCCGGGCGCATCTGCGCGTTCGGTACGGCGTCGTCGTTGCGTGAGGAGCAGCGCTACCGTCCGGAGCGGGTCCAGGGCCACGTCACTGCCGACGCGCCCTACACCGGCGGCCGCTCTCCCGGCCGCCCTGTCGATCACCGCGACGGCGTACACGCCGATCGCCATGGCGACGGCTACCGAGAACACTGCCGCACCGGGTTCCAGGTAGGCCCTCACGGGACCGGCAGCTCCCCGTCCGGGGAGCGCAGGGCCAGGACCTCGTCGGTGTCCAGGTCCAGGCTCACCACGGTGGACACTGCGTCGCCCCACTCCATGCCCTCCAACAGCGACGGCAGCAGTGGGAGCACCCGCTGTGCCGGTGGGTCGCCTGCGGTGAGCCGGCCCCGCGGCGACTCCAAGGGCGCCTCGGGGTCGTGTTGGCGATCGCCCGCCCGACCGGCCAGCTGCAGGGCCTGGTGGGCCTCGGCGAGTCGCTGCGCGATGCGGGCGCGGGCGTCACTGCCCTCGTGGATGATCGGTTCGAAGCCGAGCCCGTCGTAGGCGGGATCGGCGGATCGCTCGTCCTGCTCGACTCCGGACGCGCGGGCGACGGGTCCTGTCGCTGTGCCCTCGAGCTGGTCGGCCGGAATCAGCCCGACCCCCCTGCTCGCCCAGCCCAGCAGCTGTGAGCGGCGCAGGAGACGGTGCAACCGCTGGACGTCCTCGCTCTGGCTCAGGTGGACCTGGGTCGCGAGCCGGAGGACCCGACGCGCAAGCGAAGGTAGTTGGTGCGCAACGAGCGCGGAAGCGATCGACCGAAGATGCGAACGGGCGCGCTCGAGCTCCAGGAACGACACCGGCACGGGGCCGTCGAGCGCGTCATGGAAGGGGCTCCGCACATGGGCCTCCGCCGGTGTCTCCGCGTCGATGGCCAGGACGACGTGCGACTGCTGGATGACGTCGCCCTGGAGTCGGACTTCGAGCACGAGACCGGTCGGGAAGCGGGCGAAGAACGGGCCGATGCGGACGGTGAGCTGGTCCAGGCGCAGACCGTCCCTGTCGGGAGCGACCTCCGCCATGGGACGCCCGTAGGGTACGCCCCCGGTCATCCCCGTCCCGCCCTGGCCGTACGGACCGATCCCTCGCCAGGAGGCGGGCGCCTCGTCTGGCAGCACCGGAGGGCTAGAGGCCAGCTCGCCGAGCAGGAGGCGCTTGTGGGTGTCGACGGCGGCGTCGACGAGGGCCGAGGGATCGGCGTCGTGCACCTCCACCGCCGGTCGGATCGGTGGATCGATGCTCGAACCCAGCGACCACCACACCGGCACGCGTGGTCGCGAGAGACCGTCGTGCAGGCGTCCGAGCTCTGTAGTGAGGTGGGCGGGTACCGAGCCGGCCATCAACAGCACGTTCGCAGCAGCAGGCGAGTCGACGAGGTGCAGCCGAGGCTGCAGCAGGAGGTCGTCCACCTGGGTCTGGGCGCCGGCGCCCGCCACGGCGTACACCGGCACGGGCGCTCGGGCCGCGGCCCGTTCGACGGCAGCGCTCAGGCCCACCGCAGCGCGCGCTCCCGCCAGGCGTAGAGCACGCCCACGAGCAGGATCGTGATGAACATGCCCATCTCGACGAGGGCGATTCCGCCTTCTCGGACAAACACGACGGCCCACGGATACATGAAGACCATCTCCATGTCGAAGGCCAGGAACAGCAGAGCCATCACGTAGTACCGGGCGTGGAACCGACTCCACGCGTGGACCTCCGGCGGGTGGCCGCCGAGGAACGGCACCCGCTCCGGGGCCGTCTCGCCGACCCCAGCGATGGCGTCGCTCGCCGATCGGAGCGCCACGAGCGCGACGGTGACGAAGACAAAGACGGCGAGCGACGCACCAAGCGGCCCCAGAGCGGTCATGGCTAGGTGTAGTCGTCGGGGTTCTCGCGGAACTCCTCTGCGCAGTCCTGGCTGCAGAAGAAGTAGTTCGATCCGTCGTGGGCGACGGTGGCTACGGCGTCGTCCTCAGCAATCGTCATCCCGCAGACCGGGTCTTTGACATCGGGCATGTTGCCGTCCTTCGGGTCGGAGGCTTGCCGTAGCGGGTTCTACTACATGGCGTAGTCCCTCGGGGTTGAGTGTGCGTCAACGCACGTAGGAGGCGACGGTCGCCCTGCTCGCCTGTGCGTCGTAGATGTCGTGGCAGTGGTTCGCCAACGACCCCGGGTCGTCGATGGCGACGGCGACGGCAGTGCGTACAAGTCGGTGCCGTCGCTGCCCGCTCCAAGTTCGAGTCTGCTCCGTACAGCCGCCCGTCCGTGACGACGAGCGCCTGGAAGTCAGGGTCGCCGAGCCGAGGGCGAGGCGTGTACTGGCATGCCCGGGCAAATCGCTCCAGTGTCCCGTTCAGTGCCGCGGTGCGGCGAAGCGGTGGAACTGGGCGGCGGCGAGCGCCGTGAGGCCCCCAAGCCACATGAGCGCAAGGGCAAGGCGCCGGACTCGTCCAGGCTGGGGGCGAAGGCGCCGTCAAGGAGCACTCGCACCGATCCGTGAGCGGGCATCATGGAGGCCCAGGCTGGTGGTGCGGCATCGAACATGGCGTTCTGAGCGATGCCGATGTCGATGAAGGGGACTGCGAGCATCACGTAGAGGCCACAGAGGAGGCCGTGGCCCCGCGAGCACGCCGATCGTCCCGTAGGTGAGCGCGGTCACGTCACGAGAGGGCTCGGGCACTCCGCCCCTGCTCGTGCTGCATCGGTACCCACCCGCAGCGAAGAACCCGTAGTTCTCGCCGATGTCAGCATCTGAGGCGGCAGCGACGATGTGATCCAGGACCACAACGAGAAGCTGTGTCCCAGGTGAACGCCGGTCGACGTCCCGACGTGATCGCCGCGTTCACCGCCGACCCGGCCGCACACCTGCGTCCGACCACGACAAGGAGCTGACCGCGATGCTGACCTTCGCCACGCTCGCACGCATCACCGCCGACAACGACGGCTGGGGCCACATGGACGGCTGGGGCGGTGGCTGGATGTGGCTCTGGGGAACCTTGATGATGCTCTCCTGGGTCGCAATCATCGCCGCCGCCATCTGGTTCCTCAGCCGGAGTCGCGACACGACCGGGAGTCGCCCGTCACGGGCCAAGGAGATCCTCGAGGAGCGCTATGCCAGCGGCGAGCTCACCACCGAGGAGTACCGCGAACGACTCGACCACCTCCGATGATGCCCGCCGGTCCCGCCACCGCCGAGAAGCACTCGAAAGAGGTCCGACCGTGGACCAGATGACCGCCGCTGACGACAGCGCCCCGGAGGATGTACCCGGGAGTCTGACGTTGTCGGGGGCGGTCGCGCTCGGCACGGGGGTGATGATCGGCGCCGGGATCTTCGCGCTGACTGGGCAGACGGCTCGGCTGACGGGCGACTGGTTTCCTCTGGCCTTCGTGGCGGCCGCCGGGGTGGTGGGGGCGAGTGCCTATTCGTACGTGAAGTTGTCGAACGCGTTCCCGTCCTCGGGTGGGGTCGCCATGTTCTTGAGGGAGGAGTACGGCCCCGGGACGGCGACGGGCGTGTTCGCCATCTTCATGTATGTGTCGATGGTGATCAGCGAGGCACTCGTGGCGAGGACGTTTGGCTCGTACCTGCTCCAGCTCGTGCACCTCGAACCGGCGACGTTCTGGGTGCCTGCATTCGCAGTGGCGTTGCTCGTCGCCGCGTTCGGCGTGAACGTCGCCGGCAACAGGGCAATGCAGGCCACGCAGCGGGTCATGGCGGCGGTCAAGATCGTCGGCCTCGGTGCGTTCGCGATCGCGGGGCTCTGGTTCGCGTCGGCGGCCGAGTTCACCAGCGGCGGCGGGGGCGAGTACACGGCATCGCCGGAGGGCTTCCTGGCCGCGGTCGCTCTGGCGATCCTCGCCTACAAGGGATTCACCACGATCACCAACAGCGGCGGCGAGCTTGTCGATCCGCACCGAAACACAGGACGGGCGATCGTGATCGCGCTGGTGATCTGCACGGTGGTGTACCTGGCCATCGCTGCTGCGGTGGCGGGGAACCTCGATGTGGTCGAGATCGTGGCCGCCGAGGATTACTCGCTGGCTGAGGCGGCCCGTCCAGCCTTCGGTGACGGTGGGGTGAGCTTCACCGTCGGGTTGGCCATCGTGGCGACGGCCTCGGGGGTGATGGCCAGCATCTTCGCGGCGTCACGGATGCTGGCGATGCTGACGCACATGGCCCAGGTCCCGCACCGGCATTTCGGCATGCCCGGCACGGTGCGGACCCACACCACCGTGTACACCGTGGTCTTGGCCATCGGTCTGGCAGCGACGCTGGATCTGCGTCGAATCGCCGCGTTGGGTGCCATCTACTACCTGATCATGG encodes the following:
- the nuoK gene encoding NADH-quinone oxidoreductase subunit NuoK, producing MTLEALLVVAAALFAIGLYGAISQQSFVMLMMGLELMINGALLALIALWALSTGGNPQGQMLAIVFMTVMAIEMALGFALITNVYRVRRADITEKLRKLKG
- a CDS encoding NADH-quinone oxidoreductase subunit J, translating into MLFWCFAAGSVVTGYLVFRTDSMVRAAFWLLASFVGVGAILVMLAAEFLGVVLILMMAGEMLIMAVVMVMYMMNPAGLNPMFMVHQHRFAVAAGIVSFAGLSVVGLTVDFPDQQVDASVDATTELGFELLGDSMLVFQTAGVALLATMIGAIALASRNGRFGTADEGSREPALEIEELESP
- a CDS encoding APC family permease — encoded protein: MTAADDSAPEDVPGSLTLSGAVALGTGVMIGAGIFALTGQTARLTGDWFPLAFVAAAGVVGASAYSYVKLSNAFPSSGGVAMFLREEYGPGTATGVFAIFMYVSMVISEALVARTFGSYLLQLVHLEPATFWVPAFAVALLVAAFGVNVAGNRAMQATQRVMAAVKIVGLGAFAIAGLWFASAAEFTSGGGGEYTASPEGFLAAVALAILAYKGFTTITNSGGELVDPHRNTGRAIVIALVICTVVYLAIAAAVAGNLDVVEIVAAEDYSLAEAARPAFGDGGVSFTVGLAIVATASGVMASIFAASRMLAMLTHMAQVPHRHFGMPGTVRTHTTVYTVVLAIGLAATLDLRRIAALGAIYYLIMDIAIHWGLLRHLRDRVQHRRAIVVGAIVLDVVVLCAFVWVNASVDPLGLWVAAVGIVLVVLGERLFMASHTRPDGTMDM
- a CDS encoding YHS domain-containing protein: MPDVKDPVCGMTIAEDDAVATVAHDGSNYFFCSQDCAEEFRENPDDYT
- a CDS encoding complex I subunit 1 family protein, yielding MRAYLEPGAAVFSVAVAMAIGVYAVAVIDRAAGRAAAGVGRVGSDVALDPLRTVALLLTQRRRRTERADAPGWALAPALLGGLAATALAVVPIARGAAVADPSTGFVVFAAAIAFVMIAVFLHGWSPNALFPLIGAYRYGAQALSLQIPFLLAMLATALPAESLAVMDIVEAQGDLWNVVRQPLGLPIYLMVGVGVSFWGPLNLPDGADLVGGTSAEDAGTDRLAWELARAAMLFAIASMGAAAFLGGWWGPLLPGSVWMALKTLLLLVMIVGSRHLVARVRIEPFVVACWTVLIPLALVNIFVSGALLL
- a CDS encoding NuoM family protein — protein: MLTIAIFLPIAAAAVFALLPRRLRSDVGPAADDPWASRLRLIASVVGVVPLVILLGAWARFDGGDRFELVESSEWIPTLGVGYRVGVDGLSLPLALMTALVFAVAIAYPVDLRGRPGPYYALMLFLEGVSVGLFLSLDLFLFFVFWDLSLVGIYFLIGAWGHGDAQRSALKFFVYTFAGSLALLLAILGLYLATEPRTFDMAEIIRQQPLPAGGVYATLVFLGFFVGFGVKTPIVPFHTWLPPAHVDAPGPASAVLAGVLLKMGTYGFVRVLMSMQPETFARFAFPIGVLAVVSIVYGSLVAMAQTNLKRLIAYTSVNHMGYVMLGLSAAGASIAGQEGAQALALTGATLEMVAHGLITGALFLVSGSILTRGKTYEMEEYGGLAGRAPALTGITVVAVFASLGLPGLAGFVAEFQVFAGALAVYPWLAGIGLLGIVITAALFLRMLQQVFLGPLPDRWTAWPDLGWVERLTLGTLVVLIIGIGVAPALLLDVIDTFASPFVGR
- a CDS encoding NADH-quinone oxidoreductase subunit A — encoded protein: MTALGPLGASLAVFVFVTVALVALRSASDAIAGVGETAPERVPFLGGHPPEVHAWSRFHARYYVMALLFLAFDMEMVFMYPWAVVFVREGGIALVEMGMFITILLVGVLYAWRERALRWA
- a CDS encoding SHOCT domain-containing protein, whose product is MLTFATLARITADNDGWGHMDGWGGGWMWLWGTLMMLSWVAIIAAAIWFLSRSRDTTGSRPSRAKEILEERYASGELTTEEYRERLDHLR
- a CDS encoding NADH-quinone oxidoreductase subunit L, with the protein product MGVVAVGSAVATIAVAVMAAWAEPELAWRWSHTLELCVAVNGFARIMVVLIPVVAAPVLAYAAATVEEGRTRLLALLLAFVAAMEILVVATDLLVLLLAWELIGAFSWALIGHSWRDRSNGAAAAQAFITTRIGDLGLYVAAGMTFAATGALGYDDLAAVDGGRRHALAAGLLLAVVAKSAQLPFSPWLFAAMAGPTPVSALLHSATLVSAGAYLLIRLAPALEPTGWFLPAVAGVGLATALAGGVIAVLQSQAKWVLAASTSAQYGLMFVAIGAGSTVAAGAQLVTHAAFKSLLFLAAGVAIHAAGSGDLGGMRLGRALPRVAGLSLVGAAALAAIPPLGAAWAKQEIGAAAAHRSTWLLLGVLVAGALSVAYAFRFQLLAFGRGPADDAIGRRVDAQPTPAECWSLGVLAAITVALSVLWLPGSGEVLERATGGELYEAPLWELGVTLGLTAAVVSGVLWAWRTGRLHASTPKGTLAVVADWYGLARLSRVAVVDPTLALSRGLARFDDRVVDAGVRGAERLTRTLSRLAWGRAEWSLDAFVRGLAGAVGLGARGTRRADEQSVDGAVRALAALTLKGAHASGVADDRVVDGAVEGSAWLVGVGGHASRKLQTGQAHHYYALVAVGVVVAAVLLLALSS